Proteins co-encoded in one Streptomyces liliiviolaceus genomic window:
- a CDS encoding transcriptional regulator, protein MPERNIEFGKYGARGLKGHEAVARQLDDLAGYIATPVTARRGLTARLNYLTRSTHALDAARAAGLTVTGRTLRAWQAGTRTPSRKNLAVIEQAYRTVRRENVARYLLARLNRDGRGTRVEIHPLNQSQVDRPRQRAMEFRTMNVRRWDRIVGAWAAGDERELDEAWVDQVVDLGSQWGQYEYVTNIGFAA, encoded by the coding sequence ATGCCTGAGCGGAACATCGAGTTCGGCAAGTACGGCGCCCGCGGCCTCAAAGGCCACGAAGCCGTCGCCCGGCAACTGGACGACCTCGCCGGCTACATCGCCACCCCCGTCACCGCCCGACGCGGCCTGACGGCGCGCCTGAACTACCTCACCCGCAGCACCCACGCCCTGGATGCTGCCCGCGCGGCCGGACTGACCGTCACCGGCCGCACCCTGCGCGCCTGGCAGGCCGGCACCCGCACACCCTCCCGAAAGAACCTCGCCGTGATCGAACAGGCGTACCGGACCGTGCGGCGGGAGAACGTTGCCCGCTACCTGCTCGCCCGCCTCAACCGCGACGGCCGCGGCACCCGTGTGGAGATCCACCCGCTCAACCAGTCGCAGGTCGACCGGCCGCGCCAGCGCGCTATGGAGTTCCGCACCATGAACGTCCGACGGTGGGACCGCATCGTCGGCGCGTGGGCAGCCGGCGACGAGCGGGAGCTGGATGAGGCGTGGGTGGACCAGGTCGTCGACCTCGGCTCGCAGTGGGGCCAGTACGAGTACGTCACCAACATCGGCTTCGCCGCTTGA
- a CDS encoding helix-turn-helix domain-containing protein has product MADFDAIDTLLASASSERTPLPSAEERRRLRESLNLTRGQLAQALKVSPSTVGGWETGRDPSDKEVREAYAYFLESARTKLDTASAATEAAADGQLADDQSADAEQTDDTDDVAMLAVVQPCVLCGQPARHQVEGFPQHLDPAECASAASAPVPVQAEKLAPRTAPRQPAPARKPCPAVGGVKVVPVGRRLQAADAPDRIGSAVAAALAEHAGDVEAATVALIKRAIPDAMALLDDTRKGGRYDVVAHPWLPDILRKQTARGADQVWEARPKWSRPELPTGRHEITALDINGAYLSALKTHLPLGQLEHSTNNHHDRRRAGLHLITPPVWEHGAVLPNPIGNRDEPGPLWVTEPTLRLLLRLSGPKYGMCDPPEIHESWTSGATEGLLEKFRIALKDARDRAISDDDQVTLEYVKAMYSKFVSTLGESNYNRELYRTDWMHLIRAQAFANLWWKVHRAYDEGLLVVRAMGTDELHVAGDWRAVFPEGRGVAEVKVKDTYTVGTDPSTTAEPPERTS; this is encoded by the coding sequence ATGGCGGACTTCGACGCGATCGACACCCTGCTCGCCTCCGCGTCGTCGGAGCGGACTCCGCTGCCGTCGGCCGAGGAGCGGCGCCGGCTGCGCGAGAGCCTGAACCTCACCCGCGGGCAGCTTGCGCAGGCCCTGAAGGTGAGCCCGTCGACCGTCGGCGGATGGGAAACCGGCCGTGATCCCAGCGACAAGGAAGTGCGGGAGGCGTACGCGTACTTCCTCGAAAGCGCTCGCACCAAGCTGGACACCGCCAGCGCGGCTACGGAGGCCGCGGCCGACGGCCAGCTCGCGGACGACCAGTCGGCGGATGCCGAGCAGACCGACGACACCGACGACGTCGCCATGCTGGCCGTCGTGCAGCCGTGCGTACTGTGCGGGCAGCCGGCCCGCCATCAGGTCGAAGGGTTCCCCCAGCACCTGGACCCCGCCGAGTGTGCCTCGGCCGCATCTGCGCCCGTGCCCGTGCAGGCAGAGAAGCTCGCGCCTCGCACGGCACCGCGGCAGCCGGCGCCCGCCAGGAAGCCGTGCCCCGCGGTCGGCGGGGTGAAGGTGGTGCCGGTCGGCCGCCGTCTGCAGGCCGCCGATGCCCCGGACCGGATCGGTTCCGCGGTGGCGGCCGCGCTCGCCGAACACGCCGGGGATGTCGAGGCGGCGACCGTCGCTCTGATCAAGCGGGCGATCCCGGATGCGATGGCGCTGCTGGACGACACCCGCAAGGGCGGGCGTTACGACGTCGTCGCGCACCCATGGCTGCCCGACATCCTGCGCAAGCAGACCGCACGCGGTGCCGACCAGGTCTGGGAAGCCCGCCCCAAGTGGAGCCGACCTGAGCTCCCCACCGGCCGGCACGAGATCACGGCACTCGACATCAACGGCGCCTACCTCAGCGCGTTGAAGACCCACCTCCCGCTCGGTCAGCTTGAACACTCCACCAACAACCACCACGACCGCCGCCGCGCTGGCCTGCACCTGATCACCCCTCCGGTCTGGGAGCACGGGGCGGTGCTGCCGAATCCGATCGGTAACCGGGACGAGCCGGGCCCTCTGTGGGTGACCGAGCCGACGCTGCGCCTGCTGCTGCGCCTGTCGGGCCCGAAGTACGGGATGTGCGACCCGCCCGAGATCCACGAGTCGTGGACGTCCGGGGCGACCGAGGGCCTGCTGGAGAAGTTCCGCATCGCGCTGAAGGACGCCCGGGACCGGGCGATCTCCGACGACGACCAGGTGACGCTGGAGTACGTGAAGGCCATGTACTCCAAGTTCGTCTCCACGCTGGGGGAGTCGAACTACAACCGCGAGCTCTACCGCACCGACTGGATGCACCTCATCCGCGCCCAGGCGTTCGCGAACCTGTGGTGGAAAGTCCACCGCGCCTACGACGAAGGCCTCCTGGTCGTGCGCGCCATGGGCACCGACGAACTGCATGTGGCCGGTGACTGGCGGGCGGTCTTCCCCGAGGGCCGCGGCGTGGCCGAGGTGAAGGTCAAGGACACCTACACCGTCGGCACCGACCCCAGCACCACCGCGGAGCCCCCTGAGCGCACCTCCTGA
- a CDS encoding helix-turn-helix domain-containing protein, with product MTQDEVAEVFGVTRVAFHRWETGQAKPYRRRLEAYARLLNGWAEKYPAEIASRSALTRQAG from the coding sequence TTGACGCAGGACGAGGTCGCTGAGGTTTTCGGAGTCACCAGGGTTGCGTTTCACCGCTGGGAGACCGGCCAGGCCAAGCCTTACCGCCGACGCTTGGAAGCCTACGCTCGCTTGTTGAACGGCTGGGCAGAGAAATACCCAGCAGAGATCGCAAGCCGTTCCGCTCTGACACGACAGGCAGGCTGA
- a CDS encoding NAD(P)-dependent oxidoreductase — MSQQPVVGILHPGSMGAAVAACAAANAAAVLWCPSGRSPASVARAEQHGLEPVVNLPELLDRADTVISLCPPAAAEDLAAEVASHGYGGWYVDANAINPERMLRIEALLAPHAKAVIDGGVVGSPPTGGKTPTLFLSGPAAAADRVEALFAGTDVRTKTLGHTIGQASALKLAYASFQKTSRVLVALSVGLARAHGVDQELLDIASQRSDSYLAEPEYIAKTAARAWRWGPEMEEVADTLTAAGLPPDILRAAASTLERWTDAKDDHELTLADALGRLAQP; from the coding sequence ATGTCTCAGCAACCCGTCGTCGGCATCCTCCACCCCGGCAGCATGGGCGCCGCCGTTGCCGCATGCGCTGCGGCCAATGCCGCCGCGGTGCTGTGGTGCCCATCTGGCCGGAGTCCGGCGAGCGTCGCGCGCGCGGAACAGCACGGCCTGGAGCCGGTAGTCAACCTTCCCGAACTGCTGGATCGGGCCGACACGGTGATCAGCCTCTGTCCGCCCGCGGCCGCTGAAGACCTTGCTGCCGAAGTTGCCTCGCATGGCTACGGCGGCTGGTACGTCGACGCAAACGCCATTAACCCCGAACGCATGCTGCGCATCGAAGCCTTGCTCGCCCCACACGCCAAAGCCGTCATCGACGGCGGCGTCGTGGGTTCTCCGCCCACCGGAGGCAAGACACCGACCCTGTTCCTGTCCGGACCGGCCGCAGCCGCAGACCGCGTCGAAGCGCTGTTCGCCGGCACCGACGTCCGTACCAAAACGCTGGGCCATACCATCGGGCAGGCTTCTGCGCTCAAACTTGCGTACGCCAGCTTCCAGAAGACGTCGCGCGTCCTCGTGGCACTTTCTGTCGGTCTGGCCCGTGCACATGGTGTCGACCAGGAGCTTCTCGACATCGCATCCCAACGCAGCGACTCGTACCTGGCAGAGCCTGAGTACATTGCGAAGACCGCGGCCCGCGCCTGGCGGTGGGGGCCGGAGATGGAAGAGGTCGCCGACACGCTCACGGCCGCTGGCCTGCCCCCGGACATCCTGCGCGCAGCCGCATCCACGCTGGAACGGTGGACCGACGCCAAGGACGACCACGAGCTTACGCTTGCCGACGCCCTTGGCCGGCTTGCCCAGCCGTAG
- a CDS encoding phosphotransferase-like protein encodes MKQGVILYGPPAAGKDTVTAALKKADSRYGQFTRLKVGSGKSSGYRMGTASQLRKLEAAGDVVYANRRYGNMYVLDRPGLDAAFAAGVPAVHLGQIDGVHALVDGYPADWLRVLLWCPQAVTAQRSRERGDADTADRLTAWEATREDLATHPDMRWDLTVETATTTPERAAHLIDQLLHTRAAVASA; translated from the coding sequence ATGAAGCAGGGCGTGATCCTCTACGGTCCGCCGGCGGCAGGGAAAGACACCGTGACGGCAGCGCTCAAGAAGGCCGATTCCCGGTACGGACAGTTCACACGGCTCAAGGTCGGCTCGGGTAAGAGCTCCGGCTACCGGATGGGCACGGCTTCACAGCTGCGGAAGTTGGAGGCGGCCGGCGACGTCGTCTACGCGAACCGTCGGTACGGCAACATGTACGTGCTCGATCGACCAGGCCTGGATGCTGCATTCGCGGCCGGGGTACCGGCGGTCCATCTCGGTCAGATCGACGGCGTCCATGCCCTGGTCGACGGCTATCCGGCCGACTGGCTGCGAGTGCTGCTGTGGTGTCCGCAAGCCGTGACCGCGCAGCGCTCGCGGGAGCGCGGCGACGCCGACACCGCCGATCGTCTGACGGCGTGGGAGGCAACACGTGAGGACCTGGCCACGCACCCGGACATGCGCTGGGATCTTACGGTGGAGACGGCGACGACAACGCCGGAGCGGGCGGCCCATCTCATCGACCAGCTGCTGCATACGCGGGCGGCTGTCGCCTCGGCATGA
- a CDS encoding AAA family ATPase — MVLTEDFGVGKRAGWRPDKLREHREAHGLTLEEAGEQLRLVAEQAGLKGVPAANPQTLSQHETGESYPGPSYRRAYCLLYRATEPSLGFRPALPGEETKFEVSPLPQQRNGLHVIAVERALTRITDGDGFDSYSWQQRVMEAWKRRRTGGDPHRPCVILVGGYAGSGKTEFARFLTQLTGWPLVDKDPLTRPLVEPLLAALGSQAHDRHTELYRTKVRPAEYAALMQAVYSHVSCGISAVVTAPFIAELTDRQWMERLINKCAAHGVDVAPVWVRCDVESMHEYISHRGAARDAWKLERWDEYVATVNVELRPAVPHLVVDNRMGAAISLADQARQAIGVGAA, encoded by the coding sequence ATGGTGCTGACGGAGGATTTCGGGGTGGGCAAGCGCGCTGGTTGGCGACCGGACAAGCTGAGAGAGCACCGGGAGGCTCACGGGCTGACGCTCGAAGAGGCCGGAGAGCAGCTGCGTCTCGTGGCAGAGCAGGCCGGGCTGAAGGGTGTGCCTGCTGCGAATCCGCAGACGTTGAGTCAGCACGAAACGGGGGAGAGCTACCCGGGACCGTCGTACCGCCGGGCCTACTGTCTCCTCTACCGGGCAACGGAGCCGTCGCTGGGATTCCGGCCGGCGCTGCCGGGCGAGGAGACGAAATTCGAGGTCAGTCCGCTGCCTCAGCAGCGCAATGGACTGCATGTCATCGCTGTAGAGCGCGCACTGACGCGGATCACGGACGGTGACGGGTTCGACAGTTACAGCTGGCAGCAGCGGGTGATGGAGGCGTGGAAGCGCCGTCGTACGGGAGGGGACCCGCACCGGCCTTGCGTGATCTTGGTGGGTGGGTACGCCGGCAGTGGGAAGACTGAATTCGCTCGCTTCTTGACGCAGCTGACGGGCTGGCCGCTGGTTGACAAAGATCCGCTGACCAGGCCTTTGGTGGAGCCGTTGTTGGCCGCTCTGGGATCGCAGGCGCACGACCGGCACACGGAGCTGTACCGCACGAAGGTCCGGCCGGCTGAGTATGCCGCGCTGATGCAGGCCGTCTACTCACATGTCTCGTGCGGCATTTCAGCGGTCGTGACGGCCCCCTTCATCGCGGAGCTCACGGACCGGCAGTGGATGGAACGGCTGATCAATAAGTGCGCGGCGCACGGTGTTGATGTGGCGCCGGTCTGGGTGCGGTGCGATGTGGAATCGATGCATGAGTACATCTCGCACCGAGGTGCGGCTCGGGACGCCTGGAAGCTGGAGCGGTGGGACGAATATGTGGCCACCGTGAATGTGGAGCTGCGCCCTGCGGTGCCGCACCTAGTCGTAGACAACCGGATGGGTGCCGCGATCTCTCTGGCGGACCAGGCTCGGCAGGCGATCGGGGTGGGAGCGGCATGA
- a CDS encoding GntR family transcriptional regulator encodes MSDEAGAQRTKVQHIADELKAAIERGDYEPGDRLPGENALAAQYGVASLTARRALKILRTEGLVESRKGAGARVLSFQPIRRRGIPRLAREQWGSGRSIWSTDDVAPDVDQIAVLVDTTPPPHISNVLDLAPGEVACVRSRRYVVDGRPVMLAASYMPQALVAGSPITQADTGPGGLYARLADLGHAPVRFREEIRVRLPSTDEATRLSIPTERAVIKLARTAFDAAGRAVEVNEMTLDSAAYVLDYEFDA; translated from the coding sequence ATGTCCGATGAGGCAGGCGCGCAGCGCACGAAGGTGCAGCACATCGCTGATGAGTTGAAGGCGGCGATCGAGCGCGGAGATTACGAACCCGGCGATCGGCTGCCGGGGGAGAACGCGCTGGCCGCGCAGTACGGTGTCGCCAGCCTCACCGCCCGGAGGGCTCTCAAGATCCTGCGCACTGAGGGGCTCGTCGAAAGTCGAAAGGGGGCGGGTGCTCGCGTCCTGTCGTTCCAACCCATTCGGCGCCGCGGCATTCCACGCTTGGCCCGTGAACAGTGGGGAAGCGGACGATCGATCTGGTCCACAGACGATGTCGCCCCAGACGTCGATCAGATCGCGGTGCTCGTAGACACGACCCCGCCACCGCACATCAGCAACGTTCTCGATCTGGCACCCGGCGAAGTAGCTTGCGTGCGCAGTCGCCGGTACGTCGTGGACGGCCGCCCGGTCATGCTCGCGGCTTCCTACATGCCCCAAGCCCTGGTCGCTGGATCGCCCATTACCCAAGCTGACACGGGACCTGGGGGCCTCTACGCACGGCTGGCCGACCTCGGGCACGCCCCTGTCAGGTTCCGGGAGGAGATCCGTGTCCGCCTGCCATCGACCGATGAAGCGACCCGGCTTTCCATTCCTACCGAGCGAGCCGTTATCAAGTTGGCTCGGACAGCTTTTGACGCAGCCGGCCGCGCCGTGGAAGTGAACGAGATGACGCTGGACTCGGCGGCTTACGTGCTGGACTACGAGTTCGATGCGTAA